Part of the Streptomyces sp. FXJ1.172 genome, TTGGGGTCGCGGGCGAGCAGGTCGCTGTGGCCGTCGCTGTCGCCGTCACCCGTGGCAACCAGCTTGTTCAACTGGTTCCAGCCCGGACTCACCCTCACGCGGGACCGAAGGGTGCCCGCAGATCGCCCGTGCCCTTGTACAGCCACAGGACGCCCTGCTTGTCGCGGGCCGGCAGGTCGGGGGGTGCTGCGCCGCCCAGGGTGCCGGGGGAGAAGACGACGTTGAACTGACCCCAGCCGGTGGCCACTTTCTTGAGGCGCCCGTTGCACCCGAGATTCAGCGTGTCGTCGTCCATGACGTGGTACGCGCCGTCCCGGTAGCCGGTCAGATCGGGGTCGATCGACGCCCCGCACCTGAAGTGCGGCCAGACGTAGGCGCGCGGGTGGCTGGATTGCAGCGCCAGGACTGCGGCACGGCAGCCGGGTACGAGCCGTTCGTGAACTCCGTTGGTGTCTCCCCTCGTTGTCGGGGCGGGGGAGGCACTCACAACTGAGCTGCCTTGCGGACTCCGATAGGGACGGGATTGACTGTGGAAACCACGTACGACGTAATCGCCAAGGTCCTGATTGAGAAGTTCGGCGTCGACGAGGCGGATGTGTCCCCCGACGTCACTCTGAAGGATCTGCAACTCGATTCGCTCGCGGCACTCGAAGTCGCTGATGTACTCAAGGAAGTTTGTGGGTTCGCCGGCGATGACAGCAGCTTTCGTGAGGGCACTCTGAGCGAGATTGCTCAGGGTCTCGACCGGCAGATGGGGCGGGCGGAGTGAGACCGGTAGCGGTCACGGGTATCGGCCTGGTCACTCCTGCTGGTGTTGGAGTGGAGACCAACTGGGCCCGGCTCATCAAGGGCGTTTCAACAGCGGCCCCTGACCCGCGGTTGCACGATGTCCCTGTGCAGTTCTCCTGCCGTGTCCCGGACTTCGACGCGGACAAGCTCCTCGGAAGCCGCTTGTCCTGGCAGCTGGATCCTGTCTCACAGTTCGCTCTCATCGCGGCCCGTGAGGCGATTGCCGATGCGGGCCACGACGTGGAAGGCTGGGACGCGCCGCGCGTCGGGGTCGTGATCGGGAGTTGCGTCGGGGGAGCGCAGACGTCCGCTGTACAGAACGACAAGTTCCATGACAGCGGCCCCGATGCGGTTTCTGCGATGTTCCTCCCGATGAGCCTGGTGAACATGGTCGCAGGCGTTCTCTCCATCCATTGCAACGCCACCGGCCCGAATTTGTTGGTCTCGACCGCGTGTGCGTCGGGGAGCACGGCGATCGGGGTGGCTTGCGAGCTACTACTTCGCGACCAGTGTGACATTGTGATTGCCGGGGGTGCCGAAGCGGCCATCACCCCGCTGTACGTCTCGGGATTCGCGCGTATGGGAACACTGTCCCGACGCAACGATGACCCCACCGGCGCCTCGCGTCCTTTCAGCGCTGAACGGGACGGTTTCGTCATGGCGGAGGGTGCAGGCATCTTGGTGCTGGAGCGTGTCGAGGATGCCGAAGCCCGGCGGGCGCCCGTCTGGGCCCGTGTCCTCGGGTACGGCAATTCGGCTGACGGCTACCACGTCACCTCCCCGCATCCAGAAGCTCTTGGTGCCCGCGCGGCGGCCGAACAGGCGTGCACCCAGGCGGGCATATCGCCGAGCGAGGTGCAGCATGTCAATGCGCACGGTAGTGGCACGAAGCTCAGC contains:
- a CDS encoding acyl carrier protein, with protein sequence METTYDVIAKVLIEKFGVDEADVSPDVTLKDLQLDSLAALEVADVLKEVCGFAGDDSSFREGTLSEIAQGLDRQMGRAE
- a CDS encoding beta-ketoacyl-[acyl-carrier-protein] synthase family protein; the encoded protein is METNWARLIKGVSTAAPDPRLHDVPVQFSCRVPDFDADKLLGSRLSWQLDPVSQFALIAAREAIADAGHDVEGWDAPRVGVVIGSCVGGAQTSAVQNDKFHDSGPDAVSAMFLPMSLVNMVAGVLSIHCNATGPNLLVSTACASGSTAIGVACELLLRDQCDIVIAGGAEAAITPLYVSGFARMGTLSRRNDDPTGASRPFSAERDGFVMAEGAGILVLERVEDAEARRAPVWARVLGYGNSADGYHVTSPHPEALGARAAAEQACTQAGISPSEVQHVNAHGSGTKLSDAVESRYIADYFPKAITTSTKSLIGHPLGAAGAIEAAYTAMSLRHQLIPATANLDPQDPAIEIDIAAETRPAAIDLAMSNSFGFGGHNAVLLMGR